The Mycolicibacterium aurum genome segment AGGTCATCGCCGGCCAGAGCCAGCGGCAGGGTCAGCTCCTGGATGGCGAAGGCGTGTTCGATGCCGCCCTCGGCGAGTGCGCGGACGATCTCGTCGCGGACACCGAGCTCGGCGAAAGTGGGAGTGGGGTGCGGGGTTACGGGAGTCATGCTTGGTAGACGAAGCCTTTCACTGTCGATCCTCATGGCGTTTCAACGCGCGCACGAGTTGTGAAGAGAACTTCGCCGGGCCCTGCGCTGAGGGGGCGGGCCGCCGCGTGCACGCACATTTCTTCGGTGTCTGCGGCGAATACTTGCCAGCGTGACCTGGGTCGATCCGTCGGCACGCACGCCGACACCAGGTCCATGGTAGCTGGTGAGGTCTGCTCAAGCGGCATCGCGGGCGGCGGAGTTTAGAGTTGGGGCATGACTTCGACGCCGTCTGCGGCCGCTGCATCCGCTTCTGCAAGCGAGCCGGGCCCGTCGGTGGCGCCGCTGGTGTCAGCAGACCACCCCGGCATCAACGAGCTGTTCGCACTGCTGGCGTACGGCGAGGTCGCGGCGTTCTACCGCCTCACCGAAGAGGCCAAGATGGCGCCGAATCTCAGCGGCCGGATCAACATGGCGGCCATGGCCGCGGCGGAGATGAATCACTACGAGGTCCTGCGCGACGCGCTGGCCCGCCGCGGTGTCGACATCGTCCCGTCGATGACCAAGTACGCCTCGGCGTTGGAGAACTACCACCGCCTCACCACGCCGAGCACCTGGCTGGAGGCGCTGGTCAAGACCTTTGTCGGCGATGCGATGGCGGCCGACTTCTACCTCGAGATCGCCGACGTGATGCCCGCCGAGGTCGCCGATGTCGTGCGGTCGGTGCTGTCCGAGACGGGGCACTCCCAGTTCGTGGTCTCCGAGGTGCGGGCAGCGGTGACGGGCAGTGACCGCCAGCGGCATCGCCTGGCGCTGTGGTCGCGTCGACTGCTCGGCGAGGCGATCACCCAGGCCCAGTTCGTGCTGGCCGAGCACGACGAACTCGTCGAGCTGGTGATGGCGGGCGGCGGTCTGTCGCAGATGACCGACTTCTTCGACCGGCTTCAGAACACGCACAACAGCCGGATGCAGGAGCTGGGACTGGCCTGATCGCTATCGCGTGCAGTTGGTGATGATCGAGTTGTTGTTCTGCGCCGCGATCAGCGAACCGTTCGCGTCGAGGATCGCGCAGTTGAGCTGACCGGACACGCTGGTCGCGGTGACCGAGCTCAGCGATACGCCCGGATTCAGCACGATCGTCTTCGTCCAGGGCAGCGCGACGTTCAAGTCGGTCTGCAATGCGCCCTGGGCGTCGGTGTAGATGACCGTCACCAGGTCGATGAGGTTGCGATTACCGGTGATCCGGTAGGTGACGGTTCCCGGCACGACGGCTGCGGGCGGCGGCACTGCCTGCGGCGCGGGCAGCAGGGGAGTGGGGACCGGGGCCGCGGCGGGGGCGGGCGTTTCGGCCGTGGGGGTCACCGTGGTCACCGTCTCGGCCGGCAGCGACGGCGGCGGTTGGGCCGGTGCGGCGGCGTCCTGGCTGGGAGCGGGCGCCGCGCTGGAGGTGGGCAACGGAGATGCGACCGTCGCCGACACCGAGCCGCTGTCGCCGCCACCGAGGATCATGCTCGCGGTGATCACGGCGACGAACAGGATCGCACCCGCCACACCGGCGATCCACATCCAGCGCCGGTCGATCCGGGCTTCGTCGACGTACTCGTCGTAGTTCTCGGCATCCTCGTAGTCGGCGTCGCCGTAGCGGGTGTCGTACGCGTCGTCCGGGTAGGGCGCAAGCGTGTCGGTGTCCAGGTCGCCGTAGCGGTCAGGATCGTCACCCTGACGGTCATACCGGCCGCTGTAGCGTCCGCTGCCCCGTGGGGTGCGCATGCGCTCGGTCGGTGTCAGAGAGTACGGCGATTGCGCGGTGTAAGGCCTGTTCATCCCAGCTGTCCCAGTCGTCTCGTCCGGTTCCGTGGCCGATGCTACTGAGACAGAAGTGACGGATGAGGCTGACGCGCACTCACGGCGATCACGGTCGGGACTCGGTTCGGTCGCCGGCCTGTTATGCCGCGTTCGCTGTCCGCGGAAATGCGCCGTTGTCGGTGTTCGCAGGGGTCCGGCGCCGCCCCGATCCGCCGGCGTCCACTAGCCTCCTTGGAGTAGGTCGAGCACTCGAATAGAAGGGTTTTCACCGTGGAGGTCAAGATCGGTGTCACCGACAGCCCGCGCGAGCTGATCTTCAGCAGTGCGCAAACGCCGGCCGAAGTGGAGAAGTTGGTCACCGATGCACTGAGTGGCGAGCCCAACGTTCTCGGACTCACCGACGAGAAGGGTCGACGGTTCCTCGTCCAGTCGGCGCGTATCGCCTACGTCGAGATCGGCGCTGCCGACTCGCGCAGGGTCGGGTTCGGCGTCGGCACGGTCGGCTCGGAAGTCACCAAGACCGGCTGAGGTTCTACGACCGGGTCAGCGGCACGTGGGACAGGCCACCCCAGATGAACTGGACGGTGCCTTCCACGGCGTCGTCCTTGGCCACGGGGCGGTCGTTGTTGAGCCAGTAGCGCGCGGAGTCGACGCTGATGCTGACCAGGCCGACGGCGATCATCCTGGCCCGGTGCGGTTCCAGCCCGGAATCGTGGCTGATGAGGTCGAACACCGCGTCGGTGCACGACTCGGTGGCGACTTTCACCTGGGCAGCGACCTGTGGCTCGGTGACGTAGTCGTTCTCGAAGATCAGCCGGTAGCCCTGGCTGTCGTGCTCGATGAAGTCGAAGAACGCCTGGACGGCGGCGCGCACGCGCTGGCGGTTGTCGGTGGTGGTGCGCAACGCCTGACGGACTCCGGACACGAGATTGTCGACGTGTCGCTGCAGAACCGCCAGGTAGAGCTCAACCTTCGATGAGAAGTGTTGATACAGCACCGGTTTGCTGACACCCGCGCGATCGGCGATCTCGTCCATGCCTGCGGCGTGATAGCCGCGGTCGACGAAAACCTCACTGGCCGCGGCCAGCAGTTGGCCACGCCGTTCGTCGCGCGGAAGGCGGTTGCCACGCCGGGCCGTGACGGGGGGTGCGGTGCCATTGGCAGGCTGACCCCCTCGCCGCTGTGGCGCCGCCTTGGCGAGTTCGCTCATCAGAACCTCGAGATCTACAGCCGGCCATCCGGCGTCTTGAATGCGCTAGGCAATGACAGTACTACCGTTCGCCGACCATACGCGTCAGGCAAGGTGCCTCGTCGCCACGCGGGCGCCGACAGGCGATGTGACACGTCCAGCGCGGTGGCGCGCCGGAACGGCAAGTCCGTTGACCTGTGCCATTCTGGTGCGGTGACCTACGACCCGGAGCGTCGCGGGGACGGTCGCGTACCGGTGCTGCGCGACGAATGGCGAGAGCCGCTGCGCGCTCAGCGTGACCCGCTGGCCGAGCAGCCGGGCCGGCCCCGTTCCAACCGGGACGACCGCAAACGCTGGCGCAAGCAGACCTGGCTGGGCCGTTTCATCTCCACATACGGCTGGCGCGCCTATGCGCTGCCGCTGCTGGTGGCGCTGACCGTCGTCGTCATCTACCAGACCGTGACCGGCACCAGCGTGCCCCAGGCAGTCGAGGGGGAGGGGCCGGTTCAGGGTCCACCGACGATCGGCGTGGCGAGCACCGCGATCGTCGGCGCTCCGCCCAAGGGCCTGACGGCATTCGATGCCAACCTGCCGACCGGAATCCTGCCGCAGGGAGGACCGTTCACCGAGGCCGGCGCACGCACCTGGCATGTGGTGCCAGGTGGCTATCCGCAGATCGGGCAGGGCACCACCAAGGTCTTCACGTACACCGTCGAGGTCGAGGACGGCGTCGACACCACGAGTTTCGGCGGCGATGACGGGTTCGCCCGCATGGTCGATGAAACGCTGACCAACCCGAAGAGCTGGACACACAACCCCGAGTTCGCATTCACCCGCGTCGACGCCGCAGCGGGTGTCGTCCCGGACTTCCGGGTGTCGCTGACCTCGCCGATGACGATCCGCGACGGCTGCGGCTACGACATCCAACTCGAAGCGTCCTGCTACAACCCGGCTTTCGAAGGTCAGCCGCGAGTCTTCATCAACGAGGCGCGCTGGGTGCGTGGCGCGGTGCCGTTCCAGGGCGACATCGGTTCTTATCGGCAGTATGTGATCAACCATGAGGTCGGGCACGCCATCGGCTATCAGCGCCACGAGCAGTGCGCGGCCAACGGCGAGCTGGCGCCGATCATGATGCAGCAGACGTTCTCGACCGACAACAACGACGCCGCGAAGTTCGACCCCGGCACGGTGACACCCGACGGCCTGTCGTGCCGCTTCAATCCCTGGCCCTATCCGATCGCCTGATCACCGCCTTCGCGCCGCGAGAGCGGGCGGGAAGGGTCGGGGCCTCGTTGCTGTTGACCAGTAGACCTGCTGAGATGGGTTACACAGCCAACCAAGGAGAAACTCGGTGTCGACACCGTTGCCGCCGCTGGTAGAGCCAGCGGCTGAACTCACCCGCGAAGAGGTCGCGCGCTACAGCCGCCACCTCATCATTCCCGACCTCGGCCTGGACGGTCAGAAACGGCTGAAGAACGCCCGCGTGCTGGTCATCGGGGCTGGTGGGTTGGGTTCGCCCGCACTGCTCTACCTCGCCGCCGCCGGCGTCGGAACCATCGGCATCGTCGAGTTCGATGTCGTCGACGAGTCCAACCTGCAACGCCAGATCATCCACGGCCAGTCCGATATCGGCCGGTCGAAGGCCCAGAGCGCCAAGGACTCGATCGCCGAGATCAACCCGCTGGTCGACGTGCGGCTGCACGAGGTCCGCCTCGAGCCCGACAACGCCGTCCAGCTCTTCGAGCAGTACGACCTGATCCTCGACGGCACCGACAACTTCGCGACGCGTTATCTGGTGAACGACGCCGCGGTGCTGGCGGGCAAACCGTACGTGTGGGGCTCGATCTACCGCTTCGAGGGCCAGGTCTCGGTGTTCTGGGAGGACGCCCCCGACGGACTGGGGTTGAACTACCGCGACCTCTACCCCGAGCCGCCACCACCGGGAATGGTGCCGTCCTGCGCCGAGGGCGGGGTGCTGGGCATCCTGTGCGCGTCGATCGCGTCGGTGATGGGCACCGAGGCCATCAAGCTGCTCACCGGCATCGGCGATCCGCTGCTGGGCCGGCTGATGGTCTACGACGCCCTCGACATGACCTACCGCACCATCAAGATTCGCAAGGATCCGGCGACACCGAAGATCACCGAGCTCATCGACTACGAGGAGTTCTGCGGCGTCGTGTCCGAGGACGCGGCCAACGCGGCCCTCGATTCCACCGTGACCCCGCGCGAACTCCGCGACATGCTGGACTCCGGCAAGAAATACGCGCTGATCGACGTGCGGGAACCCGTCGAGTGGGACATCAACCACATCGAGGGTGCGGAGCTGATTCCCAAGGGCGCGTTCGAAACCGGCGAGGCACTGGCCAAACTGGAGACCGACCGCGTTCCGGTCTTCTACTGCAAGACCGGTGTGCGGTCCGCCGAGGTGTTGGCCATCGTCAAGAAGGCGGGTTTCTCCGATGCGCTGCACGTTCAGGGCGGGATCGTCGCCTGGGGAAAGCAACTCGAACCCGACATGGTCATGTACTAACGCTGGGTTGGCCACCGCTGCGCTTAGGCTGTGGCGGTGACCGCCGAGCGCCCACCCGAGCACGTACTCGCAGCCTTCGGGCTGTCCGGGGTGCAGCCGGCGCCGTTGGGATCCACCTGGGAGGGTGGCTGGCGGTGCGGCGAGGTGGTGTTGTCCATGGTCGCCGATCACGCGCGCGCGGCCTGGTCGGCGAAGGTCCGGGAGACGCTGTTCGTCGACGGGGTGCGGCTGGCGCGGCCCGTGCGGTCGACCGACGGACGCTACGTGGTCGCGGGCTGGCGTGCCGACACCTACGTGGCGGGCACACCGGAGCCTCGCCATGACGAAGTCGTCTCGGCCGCGGTTCGGCTGCACGAGGCCACCGCCAAACTGGAACGGCCACGCTTCCTCACGCAGCCGCCGATCGCGCCGTGGGGTGACGTCGACGTGTTCATCGCCGCCGATCGCGCCGCGTGGGAAGAGCGCCCGCTGCATTCGCTGCCCCAGGGTGCCCGGGTGGCGCCGGGAACGGCGGACGGACAGAAGTCCGTCGAGCTGATCAACCAGCTGGCGTCGCTGCGCCGCCCCACCAAGGGTCCCAGTCAGTTGGTACACGGAGATCTCTACGGCACAGTGCTTTTCGCGGGCACCGCGGCACCTGGCATCACCGATATCACGCCCTACTGGCGGCCGCCTGCCTGGGCGGCCGGGGTCGTGGTGGTGGACGCGCTGTCCTGGGGCGAGGCCGACGACGCGCTCATCGAGCGTTGGTCGCAGCTGCCCGAATGGTCGCAGATGTTGTTGCGCGCCTTGATCTTCCGGTTGGCTGTCCACGCCCTGCACCCGAGGTCGACGGCAGCGGCGTTCCCGGGGCTGGCCCGCACTGCGGCGCTGGTACGACTCGCGCTCTGAGCCTCAGAACGTGTGGCGGTGGTCCCGCAACGGGATCCGACCGTCCACGGCCAGGACGCCTTCGGCGCGCAGCCGCTCCAACTGCCGGGTCTCCAGGTGCGGGGCAGGGCGTCCCGACGCCCGGATCACACGGTGCCAGGGCAGGTCCGACGAATCCGTCCGCATGATCCACGCGACGATGCGCGGGCTGGAAAGCCCTGCGGCATCGGCGATGTCGCCGTAGGTGGACACCTGGCCCGACGGAATCGACGCGACGAGACCACGCACCGTCTCGACCTGCTCGTCGGTGATCGCCGCCACGGTCAGCCCAGTTGTTCCCGGATCAGCGCAGCCGTCTCCGCAGGCTTGGCGAGCGGAACCATGTGGTCGCACTCCCAGTCCAGCAGCGTGAAATCCGACCCGAGGCCGGCGTCCAGGGCGGTCAGCAGCTCGGCGCCGGCATACGGCGGGTCCGTGTAGGTGGCCCGCACCAGCACGGTCGGGGTGCCGTCGCGTGGCACCGCAACGGGGCGGGTCAACTCGCTCCAGTAACTGAGCATCGCCGGGATGCTGATCCGCCAGCCCACCCGTCCGTCCGCCTGATCCACGAGGTGCTCGTCGAGCTCGCGTTCCAGTTCGTCGTCGGCAACCTCGCCCCACGACCCACCGAGCTTCTCCTGGCGAGCCTCCTCGCGACTGGTGTAGTCGGGTGAGGCGTAC includes the following:
- a CDS encoding ferritin-like fold-containing protein, with amino-acid sequence MTSTPSAAAASASASEPGPSVAPLVSADHPGINELFALLAYGEVAAFYRLTEEAKMAPNLSGRINMAAMAAAEMNHYEVLRDALARRGVDIVPSMTKYASALENYHRLTTPSTWLEALVKTFVGDAMAADFYLEIADVMPAEVADVVRSVLSETGHSQFVVSEVRAAVTGSDRQRHRLALWSRRLLGEAITQAQFVLAEHDELVELVMAGGGLSQMTDFFDRLQNTHNSRMQELGLA
- a CDS encoding DUF3107 domain-containing protein, yielding MEVKIGVTDSPRELIFSSAQTPAEVEKLVTDALSGEPNVLGLTDEKGRRFLVQSARIAYVEIGAADSRRVGFGVGTVGSEVTKTG
- a CDS encoding TetR/AcrR family transcriptional regulator; this translates as MSELAKAAPQRRGGQPANGTAPPVTARRGNRLPRDERRGQLLAAASEVFVDRGYHAAGMDEIADRAGVSKPVLYQHFSSKVELYLAVLQRHVDNLVSGVRQALRTTTDNRQRVRAAVQAFFDFIEHDSQGYRLIFENDYVTEPQVAAQVKVATESCTDAVFDLISHDSGLEPHRARMIAVGLVSISVDSARYWLNNDRPVAKDDAVEGTVQFIWGGLSHVPLTRS
- a CDS encoding DUF3152 domain-containing protein encodes the protein MTYDPERRGDGRVPVLRDEWREPLRAQRDPLAEQPGRPRSNRDDRKRWRKQTWLGRFISTYGWRAYALPLLVALTVVVIYQTVTGTSVPQAVEGEGPVQGPPTIGVASTAIVGAPPKGLTAFDANLPTGILPQGGPFTEAGARTWHVVPGGYPQIGQGTTKVFTYTVEVEDGVDTTSFGGDDGFARMVDETLTNPKSWTHNPEFAFTRVDAAAGVVPDFRVSLTSPMTIRDGCGYDIQLEASCYNPAFEGQPRVFINEARWVRGAVPFQGDIGSYRQYVINHEVGHAIGYQRHEQCAANGELAPIMMQQTFSTDNNDAAKFDPGTVTPDGLSCRFNPWPYPIA
- the moeZ gene encoding adenylyltransferase/sulfurtransferase MoeZ; the encoded protein is MSTPLPPLVEPAAELTREEVARYSRHLIIPDLGLDGQKRLKNARVLVIGAGGLGSPALLYLAAAGVGTIGIVEFDVVDESNLQRQIIHGQSDIGRSKAQSAKDSIAEINPLVDVRLHEVRLEPDNAVQLFEQYDLILDGTDNFATRYLVNDAAVLAGKPYVWGSIYRFEGQVSVFWEDAPDGLGLNYRDLYPEPPPPGMVPSCAEGGVLGILCASIASVMGTEAIKLLTGIGDPLLGRLMVYDALDMTYRTIKIRKDPATPKITELIDYEEFCGVVSEDAANAALDSTVTPRELRDMLDSGKKYALIDVREPVEWDINHIEGAELIPKGAFETGEALAKLETDRVPVFYCKTGVRSAEVLAIVKKAGFSDALHVQGGIVAWGKQLEPDMVMY
- a CDS encoding TIGR02569 family protein is translated as MTAERPPEHVLAAFGLSGVQPAPLGSTWEGGWRCGEVVLSMVADHARAAWSAKVRETLFVDGVRLARPVRSTDGRYVVAGWRADTYVAGTPEPRHDEVVSAAVRLHEATAKLERPRFLTQPPIAPWGDVDVFIAADRAAWEERPLHSLPQGARVAPGTADGQKSVELINQLASLRRPTKGPSQLVHGDLYGTVLFAGTAAPGITDITPYWRPPAWAAGVVVVDALSWGEADDALIERWSQLPEWSQMLLRALIFRLAVHALHPRSTAAAFPGLARTAALVRLAL
- a CDS encoding MGMT family protein; this translates as MAAITDEQVETVRGLVASIPSGQVSTYGDIADAAGLSSPRIVAWIMRTDSSDLPWHRVIRASGRPAPHLETRQLERLRAEGVLAVDGRIPLRDHRHTF
- a CDS encoding alpha/beta fold hydrolase — protein: MTDLLCTYRFGPAGPARVLAIHGLTGHGMRWESLFTRHLPDVSAVAPDLVGHGRSTWDAPWTIDANVAALTAVIEAEADGPVVVVGHSFGGAIALNLAVARPDLIAGLVLLDPAVGLDGRWMREVADSMYASPDYTSREEARQEKLGGSWGEVADDELERELDEHLVDQADGRVGWRISIPAMLSYWSELTRPVAVPRDGTPTVLVRATYTDPPYAGAELLTALDAGLGSDFTLLDWECDHMVPLAKPAETAALIREQLG